CGAGGCCGCCGACCTCCAGGTGCGCGGGTACTCGCTCGGGATGCGGAAAAAACTACTCCTCGCACGCGCGCTGCTCCACGAACCGCAAGTTCTCTACCTCGACGAACCTACCGCGAACCTCGACATCCACTCCGCGGAAGTCGTTCACCGCATCCTGCGCGAGCGCGTGAAGATGGGTGCGACGATCATCCTGACCACACACGACATGGACGAGGTCGAAAAGATCTGCGACCGCGTCGGGATCATGGCGCGCGGAAAATTAGTCGCGCTCGATTCGCCGCTCGCACTGAAACAGCAACACACCGAGCGCAAGGTGGACGTGATCCGCGACGACGGTGAGCGCCTCGTCTTCGACATGGACACTCCCGCGGGCCGCAACGATCTCGCGGCGCTGGTTATTGCCGGCCGCGTGCTGAGTGTCCGCACGCGCGAATTCGACTTCCACGCGACGTTCCTGAAACTCACGGGGCACGCATTCGATTGAGGCCGTGACATGGCCGGGGCGCACACAAAGGGGTTCCGCAAGAGGCTCGACCGACCACCCCCGCGGGTGTTTCTCGGCGTCGGGGCGCTCTTTCTCGGGCTGAACCACCTGTCGATCGCGCTCGGGTTCGGGCTACACCCCGAAGCTCTGATAGCCGGGTGCTGGCTCGTACTGATGGGCGACTGGGTTCTGCTCGCGGGCCGTTCGTTCGACGCGGTCTGGGCCTGGGCCGATCCCTCCGGGCGCCGAGTAATCGGGCTAATATTGCTCACCCTCGGCGCCGCGTTCGGGGCCGCAGAAGGTGTCGCGCGGATCGCCTACGGACAGCGCCTGTTAAATTAATCACCGATTCCCAACGGACGCGAACCCCGCTATGCGCTGGTACATTCTGAAGGCGCTCATCAAGAAAGAGTTCGCGCGGCACCTGGCGAACCGCGGGGGCATCGCGCTCGCGTTCCTGCTGGTCGCTGCGGCGGTGCTCCTGAGCGTATTCGCCCCCCGGGAAACCGCGGCGGCCGGCACGAGCATGGTCGGCGGCGTCCACCACTGTTACGTCGACTACGACCGGTCGTCGGCGCTAGTCGAGCACTTGCGAAACAACGTCCCTCCGGACTTGAAGGCGCAGGTCGTCTTCCGCGAGATCGACCCGGCGAAAATCGGTACGCTCCTCGATTCGCCGCCCGGCACCGGCTCCATTCAGATCACGACCCGGGCCGAACCGGGGAAGCGGTCCACGGTTCAGATTTACGTGTGGCACCCGGACGGCGAGCCCAACGCACTCGCTCCCTACGAGCAGTGGCTCTGGAAGGAGAGCCGGCGCGCGTTCGCGGCCGAAGCCGCCCAGAAACTGCCGGGCGCAACACTCCCGGCGGAACCGGCCTTTGATTCGGACAAGTGGCTGCTAATCGAAGCCCACAAGCACTTCCAGGACCAGATCGAAACCGTGCGTGAGCATGAGGGAGCGGCGGGAGCCACACCGATCGTACCGGATCTGGTGATCGACCGCCGCGGACTGGGCGGGAAGGTGCTCGACTTCCGCGCCGCGATCGCGACCGGCATGGTGGTGTTCGCGCTGTACTTCGCGTGCGTGTACCTGCTCCCGACGCTCAACTGTGAGGAGCGCGAGCGCGGGGTGCTGCTCGCACAGGCGCTCACCCCGGCCTCGCCGACCGAACTGCTCGTGGCGAAGTTCGTGTTCTATCCCGCGTTCGGGCTGGGGCTCGCGGCTACGCTTGCCGCCGTGTACAAGCCAGACGTGTTATCGAGCCTGTTCTTCTGGCTGGCGCTGTTAGCGGTCGGCGGCGGGTTCCTGGGTATCGGCATGACGATCGCGGCGTGGGCGAAGACGCAGCGGGCCGCGTTCCTCGGCGGGATGTGCTACCTGCTGTCCGTGTCGATGCTGCTGCTCATCTGCTCGATCAACGGAATCCCGTTCCTGTCGTACCTCGCGGTCGAGTTCCACGGCCCGCGCATTCTGCACGCGGCACTGAGCGGCGCAGTGCAAACGTCCCACTGGAAGCACCTGGCCGCGGCGCTGGGGCTGGCGGTCGCGTGGCTGTTCGCGGCGGGTTGGGTGTTCAAGCGCCGCGGATGGCAGTGAGTTTGAGAACGAAGGGGTGAAAGTGTGAACGGGTGAAGGGGTGAAAAATCCCCCGCGCCCGCTGTGACCCGAGACATTACGGCCAGAAGCGCACTTCCGGGACAAATAGCCCGATCACGAACCAGATCGTTTCCAGAATCCACATCAGCATCGCGAACAACCGGATACCGTCGGCGGTCCACTCCATCGCGCTGAAATCAACGATAAAGGCGATGAGCCACGACCCTTCCAGCCACCTCGCTCCGCCCAGGAACAGGAGCCACGCCCAGAACAGCGAGGTAAGGAGGAACAAGCCGATCCAGGTATTGAGGCTCATTGCCCGCCCTCAAAACACCGATTGTGGTGTACTTCGACGGCGGGAGCGATTTATTTGGGTGTGAAAGCGAAGTGTCTGTCTTTTGGCGAACCGCGAGTGTCAACGAGCGGGTGGAGTTTCCGCTCCCGCGAGTACACTCGCGGGAGCGGGGTACTGGTCACTCCTTGCCCATCAGTTCCTTGACGAGTTTCGCGAGCGCCTCCACGTCTTTTTTCGCCACGATCACGTCGATGCGGGTCTTGGGCACCTTGAGCTTCTCCATGAAGCTCGCGGCGGAGGTCCACATCTTGTCGCGCTTCTTCCCTTCGGCGAGGTACAAATCGGCCACCAGTTCCGCCAGCCGCTGCCACGAAACCTGATCGATGTTATCGTAATACCGCTTGATGATTTTCTGTTGGTGGGGGCTGTAGTTCTCCATTCCCATCGCGTACCACTCCGTAAGTTATGAACCTCCCTTAGCACACACGACCGGTGCCGGAACGTCAAGCCGAGTAGAGAAACACGCACACCGGGGCACGAGCGCCCCGGGAAGCTCCGGAGACACGGTAAATACCGTGCCCCAGATCGAGTTTTAGACTTCCGCGTCGAAGAAGAAGTCGATCACGCTACCGGAATCGGATGCCGACACTTCCGGCGCGCAGTCGAGCGCCGCGACTGCCACAGCGTGCGGCGAATCAGAGGCGTCGCGGTTCGCGAAACGGGTCGCGCGCGGTGTGAAGCTCGTGTCCGTTTCGCCCCGAGCCGTGTCCGCCCACGCGGACGATCGGCGCTCGGCTTCCGGCGCCATCCACGAGAGCGGCGCGCGGGCACTCGACGTGCCGTAGTCCACGATGAACGACGAGGTCGAGGCGCCGCGGGCCGGCGCGCTCACTTCCACCGCGATCGGGGCCGCGTCGAACGTGATCGGCGCGGGGGTCTCGTGCGCGAGGGCCAAATCGTCGTGGAACCCGAGGGCCATCGACTTCCCGCTGGGGCCGGCACCCGTGGTCCCGTTAACGACCAGCGACCACCCGGTCAAGCTGCCCGTGTCGTAGGCAGCCATGTCGGTCACCTTCAGCGTCCATGCGCCCTGCGCGTTCAACCCGTCGAACGAGGAGAGCAGCGCGTCGGCCCGGAACGTGCCGTTGAACGGGGCCGCGCCGTTCGCGATCGCGATCGCCGCTTCGTCGTCGAACGTGGTGTTGGTGAGGTTGTCGCCGCTGCCGCCGCGCCGGTTGAACAGCGTCACCGTCTTGCCCGCCACGCCGTTCACGGTCGGGGACGTCAGCGTGATGACCAGGTCGCTGTCGTAGGTGTGCGTGAGGTTCACCTTCACGTTCAGGTCACTGATGCTGATGGCGTCGGTGATGTTGATGGTCGAGGTCGTCGTCATGTAGTCACGGATCGCCAGCGGCAGCCCGGTCGCGGAGTACGTCTTGGTGACGTTCAGAACGAGCGCGCCCGTCGCGGTGTACCGGTCCGCGGTCGCTTCGCCCAGGGTGCCGTTGCCGTTCTGGTCCATCAACTTGCCGTTCGAGTCGGCGATGTTCGGCCCGAACGTGAGCGAGTAGCTCCCGGCGACCGTTTGGGCGCCGAAGAGGATGTCGAACTGCGTGTTGTTCGACCCGGCCACAGCCACGACGCTGTAGCTCGCCGTGATCGCGCCGTTCGGTCCCGTGAGGCCGACGATATCGGCCGCGGTGAAGGTGGCCGCGTTGATGGCCCGATCGAAGGTGACTCGCACCTTGTCGAGTTGCGTGGCCGTAGCGCCGCTGAAGGTCGCGGCGGTCACCTTGGGACCGGTCGAGACGGCCGGCGGCGGGCTGGTGGATGCGAACATCTTCCCGACGTTCAGGCGGCCGCCCGTGGAGACCTTCCCGCTCAGGCCGGCGACCGGGTCCACGGAACTCTTCAGTTTGGCGATCACCTGGGAGTAGGTGAGCGTCGGGTTCGCGCTCCAGTACAGCGCGATGGCCCCCGTGACGTGCGGCGCGGCCATTGAGGTGCCGCTGTAGCTGCTGTACGTGTTGTTCGGGGTGGTGCTCAGGATGCCCACGCCAGGCGCGGCGAGCGTGACGGAACTGGCCCCGTAGTTCGAGAAGCTCGCGAGGTTGTCGTTGCTGTCGGTCGCGGCGACCGTAACGACATTGTTGTAACTCTGGATGTAGCTCGCGGGGTAGCTCGCGATGCTGTCGATGTTCTGCCCGCTGTTCCCCGCGGCGGCGACGAAGATGTGCCCCGCGGCCTGCGCGCGCCCGATCGCCGCGGCCAGCGAGCTGTCGTAGCCCCCGCCGCCCCAACTATTGTTCGAGAGCTTCACCCCGTGCGCCACCGCGAAGTTGAGCGCGGCGACAGCGTTGCTCGTGTACCCGCTCCCGTTTGCGCTGAGGAACTTGAGCGCCATGATCTGGACGTTCCAGTTCACCCCCGCGACGCCGACGCCGTTGTTGCCCACCGCGCCGATGGTGCCGGACACGTGTGTGCCGTGCCCGTTGTCGTCCATCGGGTTACTATCGTTGTTGGCGAAGTCCCAGCCGTACACGTCGTCGATGTACCCGTCGCGGTCGTCGTCGATGCCGTTCCCGGCGATCTCGCCGGAGTTCCGCCACATGTTCGCGGCGAGGTCCGGGTGGTTGTAGTCCACGCCGGTGTCGATGACCGCGACGACGAAGTTCCGGTTCCCGGTGCTGGAGTCCCACGCGGTCGGGGCGCCGATCTTCGTCATCCCGTAGAGCGACGAGTACGACGGGTCGTTGGGCGTGCGCTGGACCTGGATCATCACGTCGGGCGTGACCGTGGCGACCCCGGGGCGCGCGGCGAGGTAGGCGGCGGCGGCACCGAGGTCGGTGCCCGCGGTTAGCGTCACACTGTAGATCCCGAACCCGAGCGCCCGCACGCTCGTGGCGAACGGCGCGGCGGCAAGAGTGGCCGCGTCCGCGGCGGTGTTGGTGTTCGCGCTCATGACCACGTTCACGCGGTCCCCGGCGACCGCTCCCGTGGCGACGAGTTCCGGCAGCGTCAGTTCGGCGAATTTGGTGGGCGTTGTGCGGTCTTCGAGCAGCTCCACGGCGAGGCGCGTGCGGCCAAAGCGCGACCGGTCAGGGAAGCCCATACTGGACCCTCTCGAACGATAGGAAGTGTTGAGTTGACGAGGAGCAGGACGGCGGTTGCGAGTTCAGAAGGGGCCGCCTCCTGCCGTCGGACATTCTTACCCCGCGAATTCGTCTGTGACTAGCTTGTAGATTCAAATATTTCCGGCGCGCCCGGGCCGGTGTCGACCGGGTTCCGACACCGTGTCTCCTTTGTAGACAGGCGCGGGGGTGCCATTTTCCGGGCCGCCGTAAGATTGCGCCCGGCCCCGCGTTTCTCTGTTCGGGCCTGGATTTTATGCGTTTCGACCCGGTTGCGCGCTCACGGGGCTTTACGCCACCTCACTCTGTGTTCTTCCACCATCGCGATCTTCACACAGATCAATAACCATCCGATCAATCGCAACAGAGTTGCGGACTGTGCGTGCTCGCAGAGTTTGCTGGTCGGGCGCGAGTATGAGAGACCAAATTGTACCCGTGCGGAAAATGGCGCCGGGTTCGTTCGCGCGGAGGAATGACTTTTCGGTGCCGGAGCTTATCCGTTCGGTGCGCGGTTGCCTCAAATCTATTTTCATCCTACTCATTCGTATCTCGTTACCGCCCACTACGAAGGCTCTGTGCATGTCGCTCCTATTGCTCCGAGCCCCGCGAACCGAGCGCCCGTCTCAAACCGGCTCCCGCAGAATCACCGTCACCGATCTCGATCGCGCGGACACGTACCCGACGCTCTCGGACACCACGGTGCGCGTAATGGGAATGGCCAACCGCACAGACGTATCGGTTGCCGAGGTCGCGGGACTCGTGCGTCGCGACGCGGTGCTCGCGGCCGGTGTACTGCGTGCGGCGAACAGTTGCGCGCTCCGGGGCGCGCGGGCGATCGAGGACGTGCAGCAGGCCGTTCTGCGGATGGGGCTACAAGAGTGCTGCAAGCTGCTCAGCACGATGGGCGTGAAGACCGTGTACAACCGCTGTTCGGCAGCCGTTCAAGATCGGTGCGACGTGATTCTGAGGCATTCACTGTTCGTCGCCCGGCTCGCGTCCGGACTCAGTAAGGACGCGGACATCGGGCAGTCCGGTGCGGCGTTCACCGCGGGCCTGCTCCACGACATCGGGCGCCTGGTCGCGTGCGTGAAGTGCCCGGACGACGCGGACGCGGCGCGCCTGCTGACCGCGGACGAGAGCGAGGACACTCCCCGACTCGAGCGTGAGCACTTGGGCAGCGATCACTGCTCGATCGGCCACGCCTTCGCGGTCCGCAACAAGCTCCCGGACACCATCGCCCGGGCCATCTTGAACCACCACCGCCCGGCCGAGGAAACCGCCCACCGCGAACTGGTCGCGCTGATCGCAGTCGCCGAGCGGCTCGCGGCCCACGTTCAGCGGAAGCACAACATCGTCGGGTACAACTTGGTCGCGTGCCCGCACTTCCCGGTCCTGGCGCGGGGGTGGACCCCGATCCGCGCCGCCGCGTTCCACAAGGCGCTACCGGGTACCGTCGTGCAGGCCATGCGCGACACCCGCGCCATGCTGAAGTCGTGCGCGTAATGCGTCTCAACGGTGCGGGTGAAGCGATCCACTATTCCGCGGTGAGTTTGCACTGAGGTAGCGCGGTGGCGAGCACTTTGAGCCCCTCGGCCGTTACGTTCGTTGATCGGAGGTTCAATTCGGTAAGGTGGGTGAGGCCCCTCCGTTGATCGGAGGTTCAATTCGGTAAGGTGGGTGAGGCCCCTCAGTTCTTTAAGGCCCTTGTCAGTTACGTCCGTTGACCGAAGATTCAATTCGGCGAGATTGGTAAGTCCCTTCAACTCCGCAAGCCCCACGTCCGTCACCTTCGTACCGAATAGTCCCAACACCGAGAGTTGAGTAAACCCGCCGAGTTCCTTGAGTCCTCGATCCGTCACCTTCGTGGAACCCAACTCAAGAGACGTCAGTTTAGTGAGCCCCTTCAATTCCTTGAGGCCCGCGTCCGTGACGTCTGTGCCGAAAAGGCCCAACACCGAGAGGTTGGTAAGCCCCTTCAGTTCCGCGAGCCCCCGATCCGTCACCTCGATTGAGCGGAGGTTCAGTTCGGTGAGATTCGTGAGTGCCTTGAGTTCCCTGAGCCCCTGGTCCGACACGTCCGTGCAGTCCAGGTGCAGGGAGGCGAGGTGCGTCAGTCGTTCCAGTTCCTTGAGTCCCGAATCCGTTACCCGTGTGTAGCTGAGGTTCAACCCGAATGCGAACGGCAGATTCGGTACCGACCTCAGCACCCCGTCGTCGGCCGTTCGCGGCAGCGAGAACGTGTGAACGGTCCCTCGTTCCCCGCTCAGGCGCCGCTCGCGGTGCTCGCCGCCGAGCTTCGCAAACGCCTCCTTCGCTTCCTTCAACTGCTCCGAGGACGGAAGCGACGGCTTCGGGGCTTTCGGAACCGGGGCGGCTCGCCCCCACGCACCGCCACTTGGTACCAGCACAAATATCAGAGCGAACAGCAGAGCAAACGAGCGCGTGCGAACCGTCATGGGCGCCTCCGGAACAAATCCGGAGGTGAGTATAACTTGCATATTCACAGAGGCAAAGCGCGACCCGATACCGCACACGCGGACGACGCACCCAGAAACCCAGCAGACTGACACGCGCGGCCAGTTAATTACGGATCTTGCAATGAGGCAGGGCAGTTTGTAGTTCCCGAATTCCTGCGCCCGTCACCTTGGTACGGAAGAAATCCAGTTGGGTGAGTTGGGAGAACCCGTGGAGCTCTTTGAGCCCTTGATCGGTCACCTTCGTGCGGGCGAGATACAGGTTGGTCAGTTTGGGGAAGCCACGGAACTCTTTGAGCCCCGCGTTCGTTACCTGCGTGCGGCCGAGGTACAGGTTGGATAAGCTCGGGAGCATTTTGAGTTCTTTGAGCCCCGCATCCGTTATTCCCGTGTGGCCCAGATCGAGTGTGACGAGGTTACTGAGCCCCTTGAGCTCTTTGAGCCCCACGTTCGTCACCGCGGAACCGCGGATGCTCAGGAAGTTGAGATTGGTAAGCCCTTTGAGCCCCTGAAGTCCCTCATCCGTGATGGAAGCGCCGTCGAGGTCCAGGTAGGTGAGATTGTTGAGCCCCTTGAGTTCCTGGAAGCCGGCACCGGTTAATCGCGTGGATCTGAGATGCAGTTTGGAGAGGTTGGTAAGCCCCTTGAGTTCCGCAAGCCCCGCGTCCGTCACCTTCGTGCGACCCAAGTCCAGTATGGTGAGGCTGGTGAGCCCCTTCAATTCCTTGAGGTCCGCGGCCGTCACCGAGGAGCCATAGAGACCTAACATGGTGAGGCTGGTAAGCCCCTTGAGTTCCCGGAACCCCTGACCTGTTACCTTCGCGTCGTCGAGGGACAAGTACATGAGGTTGGTGAGCCCCTTGAGTTCCTTGAGCCCTGCGTCCGTCACCGCGGTGGAGTCGAGTAATAGAAAAGCGAGATTAGTGAGTCCGCGGAGGTCTTCGAGTCCCGCGTCAGTCACGCTCGTGTGGCTGAGAGTCAGGTAGGTGAGGTTGGTGAGTCCTTTGAGTTCCCGAAGTCCCACGTCCGTTACGGGAAGGCCGTGGAGGTCCAGTATGACGAGCCCGGTGAGCCCCTTGAGCTCCCGGAGCCCCATATCTGTTACCTGTGTGCTGGTGAGTTCGAGTGCGGCGAGATTGGTGAGCCCCTTGAGCTCCTTGAGCAGCGCGTCGCTCATCGATCGGGAACGGAGATCCAGCCCGAACGCGAACGGTAGGTTCGGCACCCGCTTCAAATCTGCGGCCGTGACCTCGCACCGAAACGTGAAGATGTCCACGACGCCCCGGGCACCGGGTGCGTACCGTTGATGGTGCGAGCACCCGAGCTCCTTAAATAGTGCCTTGGCCTCTTCCACCTGTGCCGGGGTCGGGACCGGCGCCCCCGGAATCGCGTCCCTCGGAACCGGTGCGTGCCGGGACCAAGCCCGGCTGGTGGGTGTCAGCGTGAGCACCAAAGCGAACAACGGAACCAACAGATGTGTGCGGGCCGGCATAAGTGCCCCCAGGTGAACTCGAGCGCGTGTAACGCTCACGGTCGTTCGGGTCGGCACGCGCAGACGACAGCCGCACACGTCCGGTCCCTCGCTCGTATAGTCCCCGCCCGTGTAGCGCGCCGTCGCGCGAAAATCTCATGATCCCGCCACACAATCCGTGACAAATGAGGTCGAGAAAGGAGATAAGAAACCCACTCGGCAAGTGAGTAGATGCGCAAACGAGAAACCAATCAACAGAAAGCGGCCACATCACCGCGTCGCGTCGCATGTGTTGCGAGTGCTCGATCGGTCTCTTCCTCTGGGTAGATTTCGCAACCGAGCCGTGCGGATCGACGTGGGTCAGTATCGCCGCGTTCATCTCGTCCAAGGGCGCATATTGTTAAAACGGCGATAGCGGCTCATTATTTCTCGCCGCCTAACTCGCGCTTCGGAGCATGTCACGAGTTCGACCGCGAGTCGTTTTTTGGGGGTGGTAAAAGGCCGCTCGACGCGCCCGAAGCCGCAACGTGCAGAAAATGCGGCACGCTGCACATTTCGACGCACCGTGAATTATCTGATATGCAATCGTAAGACCGATTTGTTCGTCCCGATCAGTGGACTTGGTGGCAGATTAAAAAGGCAGACCGCCCCACGATTCGGCGCTACGGCGAGCGGGGCGCCGCATCTCTACCAGTGCCCCGCTCTCATTTGTTGTTGCTGGTAGCGCTCGTTCATGCCGGACCAATTTGACACGCGCGAGGCCCGGACGCGGGCCGTTCTCGCTCTACTCGCGGCCAAAGGGGCACTCAGTGCCGGGCGCATCGCGGCGGAACTCCGCACGACCCGCGACGCCATCACCCGGTGCCTCGCGCTCCCGCTGTTCGAGCCGGCGACCCCCGGTCGGCGCACCCGCTACCAGTTGTCGGAAGCGGGGCGCCGGGCGGTCGACGAGCTGACTAGATGAGTTGCTTAATCGGCTCGGCGCCCTCGACGCCGACGAGCTTCTGGTCCAGCCCGCCGTAGAAGTACGTCAGTTTGTTCGGGTCAAGCCCCATCTGCTGGAGCACGGTCGCGTGCAGGTTCTTCACGTGGAACCGGTCGTCCACCGCGAAGTTCCCGAGTTCGTCCGTCGTGCCGACGCTGATCCCGCCCTTGATGCCACCGCCGGCCATCCAAGAGGTGAACCCGTAGGCGTTGTGGTCGCGCCCGGTACCCTGGGCGTACTCCGCCGTGGGCTGGCGCCCGAACTCGCCGCTCCAGATCACGATCGTGCTGTCGAGCAGCCCGCGCCGCTTCAGATCCTTGAGCAGCCCCGCGATCGGCTTGTCCGTGTTGCCCGCGTGCAGCGAGTGGTTCTTCACCAGGTCGCCGTGGGCGTCCCAGTTGTGGTCGTTGTGGTTCCCGCCGCTGTAGATCTGGACGAACCGGACGCCGCGCTCGACGAGGCGCCGGGCGAGCAGGCACTTGCGGCCGAAGTCCTCGGTCCGCTTCTCGTCGATGCCGTAGAGCGCCTTCGTCTCCGCGGTTTCCTTCGAGAAGTCCACGGCTTCCGGCGCGTGCTCCTGCATCTTGAACGCCAGCTCGTAGCTCGCGATGCGGGCCATCAGCTCCGAGTTGTCCGCACGCGCGGATAGGTGCTGCTCGTTCTTCTCCTTGAGCCGGTCGAGCAGGTCGCGCTGCTGGGCGCGCGTGGTGCCCTCGGGGAGCGCGAGGTCGTGGATCGGGGTCTTGTCGGCGCGGATCTGTACGCCCTGGTACGCGGCCGGCATGTACCCGCTGGACCAGTTCTTCGGCCCGTTGATCGGCCCGCCGCTGTGGTCGAGCATCACCACGAACCCGGGCAGGTTCTCGTTCTCGCTGCCCAGGCCGTAGGTCACCCAGGAACCGAGGCACGGGCTGCCCGAGAGCAGGCGCCCGCTGTTCATCATCATCAACCCGGACCCGTGGATCGGGGACTCCGCGTACATCGAGTGCAGGAACGCGATGTCATCCACGCACGTGCCGACGTTGGGGAACAGGTCGGACACGCGCTTGCCGCACTTGCCGTAGTTCTTGAACGCGAACTTCGGCCCGACCACGCGCCCCGTGTTCTTGTGCCCGCCGCGCCCGAACGTCTTGACCGGGATCGTCTTCCCGTCGAGCTTCGCGAGTTCGGGCTTCTCGTCAAACGTGTCGACTTGGCTCGGCCCGCCGTACATGAACAGGAAGATCACCGCCTTGGCCTTGGCCGGGATCATCGGCTTCCGCGGGGCCATCGGGTTCGAGAACTTAATGCCCCCCTTCACGTCGTTCGCGAGGAGTGGGTCGGTGCCCATCAGCCCCGTGAGCCCGAGCGCTCCGAACCCGGCCCCGGTCTCCCACAGGAACTCGCGCCGGGTGCGGCGGCAGAATTGGTTCGCGTTATCGAGCATGGCGGAGGGCCTCAGTTACGGTTGTCATTGTAGGTCGGGCTGTGCCCGACGTGGTTTGTCTGTCAGAAGGCAGGACGAAGCGTCGGGCACAGCCCGACCTACCAAAGGCATCAGTCCAAATACACGAACTCGTTGGCGTTCAGGCACAGCAGGCAGTATTGCGTGAGGGCCTTGAAATCGTCGAGTTTGTGCTTGCCCTTCAGGTTCTGGATGAACGCCAGGTCGGTCTTGATCTCGTCCGGGGTCGGCACGCGGCCGGTCGTGAGGCGGATCGCCC
This region of Gemmata massiliana genomic DNA includes:
- a CDS encoding ABC transporter ATP-binding protein, coding for MLPPDVMIRIAGLRVLYGAFAAVDGLDLDIRRGELFGLLGPNGAGKSTTIRVLIGQRQPSGGSVTIGGRDVVREWSRIKPIFGYVPDRENHFEEFTGRRNLEFFGQLYNVPRLRVTQVLKMVELDEAADLQVRGYSLGMRKKLLLARALLHEPQVLYLDEPTANLDIHSAEVVHRILRERVKMGATIILTTHDMDEVEKICDRVGIMARGKLVALDSPLALKQQHTERKVDVIRDDGERLVFDMDTPAGRNDLAALVIAGRVLSVRTREFDFHATFLKLTGHAFD
- a CDS encoding ABC transporter permease — translated: MRWYILKALIKKEFARHLANRGGIALAFLLVAAAVLLSVFAPRETAAAGTSMVGGVHHCYVDYDRSSALVEHLRNNVPPDLKAQVVFREIDPAKIGTLLDSPPGTGSIQITTRAEPGKRSTVQIYVWHPDGEPNALAPYEQWLWKESRRAFAAEAAQKLPGATLPAEPAFDSDKWLLIEAHKHFQDQIETVREHEGAAGATPIVPDLVIDRRGLGGKVLDFRAAIATGMVVFALYFACVYLLPTLNCEERERGVLLAQALTPASPTELLVAKFVFYPAFGLGLAATLAAVYKPDVLSSLFFWLALLAVGGGFLGIGMTIAAWAKTQRAAFLGGMCYLLSVSMLLLICSINGIPFLSYLAVEFHGPRILHAALSGAVQTSHWKHLAAALGLAVAWLFAAGWVFKRRGWQ
- a CDS encoding S8 family serine peptidase, whose amino-acid sequence is MGFPDRSRFGRTRLAVELLEDRTTPTKFAELTLPELVATGAVAGDRVNVVMSANTNTAADAATLAAAPFATSVRALGFGIYSVTLTAGTDLGAAAAYLAARPGVATVTPDVMIQVQRTPNDPSYSSLYGMTKIGAPTAWDSSTGNRNFVVAVIDTGVDYNHPDLAANMWRNSGEIAGNGIDDDRDGYIDDVYGWDFANNDSNPMDDNGHGTHVSGTIGAVGNNGVGVAGVNWNVQIMALKFLSANGSGYTSNAVAALNFAVAHGVKLSNNSWGGGGYDSSLAAAIGRAQAAGHIFVAAAGNSGQNIDSIASYPASYIQSYNNVVTVAATDSNDNLASFSNYGASSVTLAAPGVGILSTTPNNTYSSYSGTSMAAPHVTGAIALYWSANPTLTYSQVIAKLKSSVDPVAGLSGKVSTGGRLNVGKMFASTSPPPAVSTGPKVTAATFSGATATQLDKVRVTFDRAINAATFTAADIVGLTGPNGAITASYSVVAVAGSNNTQFDILFGAQTVAGSYSLTFGPNIADSNGKLMDQNGNGTLGEATADRYTATGALVLNVTKTYSATGLPLAIRDYMTTTSTINITDAISISDLNVKVNLTHTYDSDLVITLTSPTVNGVAGKTVTLFNRRGGSGDNLTNTTFDDEAAIAIANGAAPFNGTFRADALLSSFDGLNAQGAWTLKVTDMAAYDTGSLTGWSLVVNGTTGAGPSGKSMALGFHDDLALAHETPAPITFDAAPIAVEVSAPARGASTSSFIVDYGTSSARAPLSWMAPEAERRSSAWADTARGETDTSFTPRATRFANRDASDSPHAVAVAALDCAPEVSASDSGSVIDFFFDAEV
- a CDS encoding HDOD domain-containing protein produces the protein MSLLLLRAPRTERPSQTGSRRITVTDLDRADTYPTLSDTTVRVMGMANRTDVSVAEVAGLVRRDAVLAAGVLRAANSCALRGARAIEDVQQAVLRMGLQECCKLLSTMGVKTVYNRCSAAVQDRCDVILRHSLFVARLASGLSKDADIGQSGAAFTAGLLHDIGRLVACVKCPDDADAARLLTADESEDTPRLEREHLGSDHCSIGHAFAVRNKLPDTIARAILNHHRPAEETAHRELVALIAVAERLAAHVQRKHNIVGYNLVACPHFPVLARGWTPIRAAAFHKALPGTVVQAMRDTRAMLKSCA
- a CDS encoding leucine-rich repeat domain-containing protein — its product is MPARTHLLVPLFALVLTLTPTSRAWSRHAPVPRDAIPGAPVPTPAQVEEAKALFKELGCSHHQRYAPGARGVVDIFTFRCEVTAADLKRVPNLPFAFGLDLRSRSMSDALLKELKGLTNLAALELTSTQVTDMGLRELKGLTGLVILDLHGLPVTDVGLRELKGLTNLTYLTLSHTSVTDAGLEDLRGLTNLAFLLLDSTAVTDAGLKELKGLTNLMYLSLDDAKVTGQGFRELKGLTSLTMLGLYGSSVTAADLKELKGLTSLTILDLGRTKVTDAGLAELKGLTNLSKLHLRSTRLTGAGFQELKGLNNLTYLDLDGASITDEGLQGLKGLTNLNFLSIRGSAVTNVGLKELKGLSNLVTLDLGHTGITDAGLKELKMLPSLSNLYLGRTQVTNAGLKEFRGFPKLTNLYLARTKVTDQGLKELHGFSQLTQLDFFRTKVTGAGIRELQTALPHCKIRN
- a CDS encoding DUF1501 domain-containing protein, coding for MLDNANQFCRRTRREFLWETGAGFGALGLTGLMGTDPLLANDVKGGIKFSNPMAPRKPMIPAKAKAVIFLFMYGGPSQVDTFDEKPELAKLDGKTIPVKTFGRGGHKNTGRVVGPKFAFKNYGKCGKRVSDLFPNVGTCVDDIAFLHSMYAESPIHGSGLMMMNSGRLLSGSPCLGSWVTYGLGSENENLPGFVVMLDHSGGPINGPKNWSSGYMPAAYQGVQIRADKTPIHDLALPEGTTRAQQRDLLDRLKEKNEQHLSARADNSELMARIASYELAFKMQEHAPEAVDFSKETAETKALYGIDEKRTEDFGRKCLLARRLVERGVRFVQIYSGGNHNDHNWDAHGDLVKNHSLHAGNTDKPIAGLLKDLKRRGLLDSTIVIWSGEFGRQPTAEYAQGTGRDHNAYGFTSWMAGGGIKGGISVGTTDELGNFAVDDRFHVKNLHATVLQQMGLDPNKLTYFYGGLDQKLVGVEGAEPIKQLI